One Nitrosopumilus piranensis genomic region harbors:
- a CDS encoding glycosyltransferase: MTENQVSVIIPTFNESENICNVLDLIKEHLPRINLEAIVVDDNSPDGTGKIVEDYVKIKGNEEYPVSVIHRKTKSGLSSAILDGLKKSNGDTIVVMDSDLSHPPQIIPKMLETLRKTQCDIVVASRYVAGGAIQGWPFKRKLMSKIATKIAKKGLGINSDDPMSGFFVFRKKITEGLKFDAIGYKMLLELLVKANGVKVEEVPYTFTDRKKGSSKLDTSTIIDYCKSVWKLYRYGRQVRKTEKRVSVRFLSKAARFFTVGASGLGVNYLASLLFSSSLDMWYLHATILGIVFSITSNFVLNKYWTFEDRDFAPKKTAIQYGKFAGFSSIGALVQLGMVYYLVDGFSLSYPVALVLAVGTAAFSNFVLNKKWTFREKVWS, translated from the coding sequence ATGACAGAAAATCAGGTCTCGGTGATTATTCCTACATTCAATGAATCTGAGAATATCTGTAATGTGTTGGATTTAATCAAAGAACATCTTCCAAGGATTAATCTTGAGGCAATAGTAGTTGATGATAATTCTCCTGATGGAACAGGAAAAATTGTTGAAGATTATGTAAAAATCAAGGGAAATGAAGAATATCCTGTATCCGTTATCCATAGAAAAACAAAATCAGGTCTCAGTTCGGCAATTCTAGATGGTCTAAAAAAATCCAATGGAGATACAATAGTTGTAATGGATTCTGATTTGTCACACCCTCCACAAATAATACCAAAGATGCTAGAAACACTGAGAAAGACACAGTGTGATATTGTTGTGGCTTCAAGATATGTTGCAGGAGGGGCAATTCAAGGATGGCCATTTAAAAGAAAATTGATGAGCAAGATTGCAACCAAAATTGCAAAAAAAGGGTTAGGGATTAATTCTGATGATCCAATGTCTGGATTTTTTGTATTTAGGAAGAAAATCACAGAAGGGCTAAAGTTTGATGCTATCGGTTACAAGATGTTATTAGAATTACTTGTTAAAGCAAATGGTGTAAAAGTAGAAGAAGTACCATACACCTTTACCGATAGAAAGAAAGGCTCAAGCAAACTTGACACATCCACAATTATTGACTATTGCAAGTCTGTATGGAAACTGTATAGATATGGTAGACAAGTAAGAAAAACAGAAAAAAGGGTTTCAGTTAGGTTTCTCTCAAAGGCTGCACGATTCTTTACAGTTGGAGCATCAGGTCTTGGTGTAAATTATTTGGCATCATTGTTGTTTTCATCTAGTCTTGATATGTGGTATCTTCATGCTACTATTCTTGGAATTGTGTTTTCTATTACCAGTAATTTTGTACTAAACAAATATTGGACATTTGAAGATAGAGACTTTGCGCCAAAGAAAACTGCAATCCAGTATGGAAAGTTTGCAGGGTTTAGCTCAATTGGTGCACTAGTTCAACTTGGAATGGTGTATTATTTGGTAGATGGATTTAGCTTGTCGTATCCTGTAGCATTAGTGTTGGCAGTTGGGACTGCAGCATTTAGCAACTTTGTACTAAACAAGAAATGGACATTCAGAGAAAAAGTCTGGAGCTAG
- a CDS encoding sialidase family protein — translation MTQEIILAVFVIFFSFGITSAEAYHNEKTSRGSNDPNIAVNGNDAYVVWLESNHPSFGDVYFTKVIDGKTIQESINITNGTSFYPRPQIHVYGNNVYLLWEDRNSEDGDDQIFFAKSNDDGKTFSKPKSIPQNNQSIFRPASVQQVNDIVYVFGSNWDRATKQNSIIVMTSNDFGDTFSEPTVVFNHEQSDQEITVKMYEDTIYILSDDRNDFDEKGSLYLRKILPNGKLTEIVNVNGGKTSVTHPQFAVFEENVYVSWRERVFEKGDGGITERWYQVFTKSHDGGNTFDEIITFDSDPKSIDTVGIEGDFVFAHNDSVYVLWKSEYWDGKTQEFKIYLAYSTNKGKDFITMQVPLNEKLANQGYITTMLEEDTLYQIAIIKKNPPYDDAAVYFTSKNDNVYSVPIDILKDIQTRVGWMPKFAADKNNIHFVTEGNNNKNCLLYSFSSNKGQSFGEVINLSPNGSDHNCFGKKLDNKAPIKQVSLGIELSDVQCKEDRTVGYILSLRERDSQPVCVSADSYEELVNRGWLLEDGQELLSLHAAKKFIQSSPIFLSAGDEESINLDIVNVRKTIPPIVTINGTFVVSNVEGIPSDGPFQSVIETHETKNITIQIAQINKIHSAIIDGEWDEINQDYVENISKENTFHEYSPGPTSRIVLEIGDVINKRGMIPITITEISENVRGSATFWQFQPLRHDGDNRGKTWDFLPESHRQGWGFFDENGNDAWDDSKIPRDRYGIPADGHRYPMFCGDQRVNGESAHPSGIPIKPDVKTVIIKSGQMGYLPDSEGVYNIRYGSLFETDVEFPDNAKIIENESMLCIMENIREDATHAYYTNLVFKFEE, via the coding sequence GTGACACAAGAAATCATACTAGCGGTATTTGTGATATTTTTTTCCTTTGGAATCACATCAGCAGAAGCATACCATAATGAAAAAACATCAAGAGGCAGCAACGATCCTAACATTGCAGTAAACGGAAATGATGCATACGTTGTTTGGCTTGAGAGCAACCACCCCAGTTTTGGGGATGTCTACTTTACAAAAGTTATAGATGGAAAAACAATACAAGAGTCAATAAACATTACAAATGGAACATCATTTTATCCACGACCACAAATTCACGTATATGGAAATAATGTCTATCTGTTATGGGAAGACAGAAATTCTGAAGATGGAGATGATCAAATATTTTTTGCAAAAAGCAACGATGATGGAAAAACATTCAGCAAACCAAAATCAATTCCGCAAAACAATCAGTCAATTTTTCGTCCTGCATCAGTACAGCAAGTAAATGATATTGTCTATGTTTTTGGAAGTAATTGGGATAGAGCAACCAAACAAAACAGTATCATAGTTATGACTAGCAATGATTTTGGAGATACATTCTCAGAGCCAACAGTTGTCTTTAACCATGAACAATCAGACCAAGAGATAACAGTAAAGATGTACGAGGATACAATTTACATTTTATCTGATGACAGAAATGACTTTGATGAGAAAGGTTCGTTGTATCTTAGAAAAATTTTGCCTAACGGTAAACTAACTGAAATAGTAAATGTCAATGGGGGCAAGACATCAGTGACTCATCCCCAGTTTGCAGTGTTTGAAGAAAACGTCTATGTCTCATGGAGAGAAAGAGTGTTTGAGAAGGGAGATGGGGGAATTACTGAGAGATGGTATCAGGTATTTACAAAAAGCCATGATGGTGGAAATACATTTGACGAGATAATTACATTTGATTCTGATCCAAAGTCAATTGATACTGTAGGTATAGAAGGTGATTTTGTATTTGCACATAATGATTCAGTGTATGTTTTGTGGAAATCTGAATATTGGGATGGGAAAACTCAAGAATTTAAGATATATCTTGCATATAGTACCAACAAAGGCAAAGATTTCATCACAATGCAAGTACCATTAAATGAAAAACTAGCAAATCAGGGATACATTACAACAATGCTAGAAGAAGACACTCTATATCAAATTGCAATTATAAAAAAGAATCCACCATACGATGATGCAGCAGTGTATTTTACATCAAAAAATGACAATGTTTACTCAGTACCAATAGACATTCTAAAAGACATTCAAACAAGAGTTGGATGGATGCCAAAATTTGCAGCAGACAAAAACAACATTCATTTTGTAACAGAGGGAAACAATAACAAAAATTGTCTACTCTATTCATTTAGCAGTAATAAAGGTCAATCATTTGGAGAGGTTATAAATCTCAGTCCAAATGGGTCCGACCATAATTGTTTTGGCAAAAAACTAGACAATAAAGCACCAATCAAACAAGTATCTTTAGGTATCGAACTTTCAGATGTGCAATGCAAAGAAGACCGTACTGTAGGATATATTTTATCATTAAGAGAGCGAGACAGTCAACCAGTATGTGTTAGTGCAGACAGTTACGAGGAACTAGTAAACAGAGGGTGGCTCTTAGAAGATGGACAAGAGCTTTTATCATTGCATGCTGCAAAAAAATTCATTCAATCTAGTCCTATATTTTTGTCTGCAGGAGATGAAGAATCCATTAATCTTGATATTGTAAATGTAAGAAAAACAATTCCTCCAATTGTTACAATCAATGGAACATTTGTAGTATCAAATGTTGAAGGCATTCCCAGTGATGGGCCTTTCCAGAGTGTAATTGAAACACATGAGACAAAAAATATTACAATACAAATAGCACAGATAAACAAAATACATTCAGCAATAATTGACGGGGAGTGGGATGAGATCAACCAAGATTATGTAGAAAATATTTCAAAAGAGAATACATTTCACGAGTATTCTCCAGGCCCAACATCTCGCATAGTATTAGAAATTGGCGACGTAATTAACAAAAGAGGAATGATTCCAATTACAATTACAGAAATATCTGAAAATGTTAGAGGCAGTGCAACATTTTGGCAGTTTCAGCCATTAAGACATGATGGAGATAATCGTGGAAAGACATGGGATTTTTTGCCAGAATCTCATCGTCAAGGATGGGGATTCTTTGACGAGAATGGAAATGATGCATGGGATGATTCTAAAATTCCAAGAGACAGGTATGGAATTCCTGCTGATGGTCACAGATATCCCATGTTTTGTGGAGATCAAAGAGTAAATGGTGAATCAGCACATCCATCTGGAATTCCAATAAAACCAGATGTGAAAACTGTAATCATAAAGTCAGGACAGATGGGATATCTTCCAGATTCAGAGGGAGTTTACAACATAAGATATGGTTCGTTATTTGAAACAGACGTAGAATTCCCAGACAATGCCAAAATAATTGAAAATGAATCAATGCTGTGTATCATGGAAAATATTCGAGAAGATGCAACTCATGCATACTATACAAATTTAGTTTTTAAATTTGAAGAATAA
- a CDS encoding ArsR/SmtB family transcription factor, with protein MDSKKDENDDIEIISTHDKRVKLVGEIFGNDSSRKILNLLNTTTEMSLNEIAQSTGLSLALVTHHIKRMQSAQLVQVSRIGKSVKGNEMKYYAATNQSLLIVPSKEPENSVIDSLKKFSKFIAIGLAGFVSWVTVRPDSNTAVLTQQPHSEGIDADSDVMVSNEWGLSESNTDSDEDIILNYNQEPEPEPEPEPEPEPEPEPEPEPEPEPSHSGIEISDFSDSDATLTGSISMDRTVYPEPFSTAGVESAEPLFFSILIPIAVIACGILVERILSRWYHKRKQTFSEVS; from the coding sequence GTGGATTCAAAAAAAGACGAAAATGATGATATTGAGATTATATCGACACATGATAAACGAGTAAAACTTGTAGGTGAAATATTTGGTAATGATTCAAGCAGGAAAATCTTGAATCTTCTAAACACCACTACTGAGATGAGTCTAAATGAGATTGCACAAAGTACTGGGCTTTCCCTTGCACTAGTGACTCATCATATCAAGCGAATGCAATCAGCTCAACTAGTCCAGGTTAGTAGAATCGGCAAGTCAGTTAAAGGAAATGAGATGAAATATTATGCTGCAACAAATCAATCACTCTTAATTGTTCCATCAAAGGAACCTGAAAATTCTGTTATTGATTCACTGAAAAAGTTTTCAAAGTTTATTGCAATTGGATTGGCAGGATTTGTTTCGTGGGTTACAGTACGCCCTGACAGTAATACTGCTGTACTGACTCAACAACCACATAGCGAGGGAATAGATGCTGACTCTGATGTAATGGTAAGTAATGAATGGGGACTATCTGAATCAAATACTGATTCAGATGAAGATATAATTTTGAACTACAATCAAGAACCTGAACCTGAACCTGAACCTGAACCTGAACCTGAACCTGAACCTGAACCTGAACCTGAACCTGAACCTGAACCATCACATTCAGGAATAGAAATCTCTGATTTTTCAGATTCTGATGCAACTCTTACAGGTTCCATTTCTATGGATAGAACTGTATATCCAGAGCCATTTAGTACTGCTGGTGTAGAATCTGCAGAACCTTTGTTTTTCTCAATTCTAATTCCAATTGCAGTTATTGCGTGTGGTATACTTGTTGAACGAATTTTGTCACGTTGGTATCATAAAAGAAAACAAACATTCAGTGAGGTATCATAA